One stretch of Zingiber officinale cultivar Zhangliang chromosome 6B, Zo_v1.1, whole genome shotgun sequence DNA includes these proteins:
- the LOC121991075 gene encoding uncharacterized protein LOC121991075, with protein sequence MPTMDISKSISGIKPPFSFPLKHEGSCTQVAFEQTTGLVAVSTEDYCVQFYSLFDNHEVSEVQVCKRNFQPADDVMLYVALVAISLDGSLMATIDVTIPEEKLGGLVCLKYWTRGSLVAEYLLSTVIYEPHSDAQVSSLAFRPGHNMAVTSSYGGDFKVWVHGSHADRNNESIQRTGWRCQSVGSYKY encoded by the exons ATGCCTACAATGGATATCTCAAAATCCATATCGGGAATCAAG CCTCCTTTTTCGTTTCCTCTCAAACATGAAGGATCCTGCACACAAGTTGCATTTGAGCAGACAACTGGATTAGTTGCTGTTTCCACTGAAGATTATTGTGTACAATTCTATAGCTTGTTTGACAACCATGAGGTTTCAGAG GTCCAAGTGTGCAAAAGAAATTTTCAGCCTGCAGATGACGTTATG CTATATGTGGCTCTTGTAGCCATTTCTCTTGATGGCTCCTTAATGGCTACCATTGATGTGACAATTCCTGAAGAAAAATTAGGGGGTTTGGTTTGTCTAAAATACTGGACTCGTGGTTCCCTAGTGGCAGAGTACTTATTATCCACTGTCATATATGAGCCTCACAG TGATGCTCAAGTTTCATCTCTTGCATTTCGCCCTGGACACAACATGGCTGTCACATCATCTTATGGTGGTGATTTTAAG GTTTGGGTTCATGGTTCTCATGCCGACAGAAATAATGAATCAATCCAGAGAACTGGTTGGAGATGCCAATCTGTTGGTTCATACAAGTATTAA